A genomic stretch from uncultured Fretibacterium sp. includes:
- the fabG gene encoding 3-oxoacyl-[acyl-carrier-protein] reductase produces MARRLALVTGGSRGIGRAIALTLGKNGCDVAVNYNASAEAAEALCGELAALGARASAFRADVSDRTQVEALFKAVEAGMGPVEILVNNAGITRDNLLMRMRYEEWDAVLAANLSSAFYCTKEAIRGMAKARWGRIVNIASVVGLVGNAGQANYSASKAGLIGFSKSVAREYAARGVTVNVVAPGFIGTDMTGVLKEQVKEAILGQIPLGRMGSPEDVARAVAFFASEESSYVTGQVLAVDGGMTMC; encoded by the coding sequence ATGGCGCGCCGTCTGGCCCTGGTCACGGGGGGCTCGCGCGGGATTGGCCGCGCCATCGCCCTGACCCTGGGCAAAAACGGGTGCGACGTCGCGGTGAACTACAACGCCAGTGCGGAGGCCGCGGAGGCGCTCTGCGGCGAACTGGCGGCGCTGGGTGCACGAGCCTCGGCCTTCAGGGCCGACGTCTCGGACCGTACCCAGGTCGAGGCCCTGTTCAAGGCCGTCGAGGCCGGAATGGGCCCGGTCGAGATCCTCGTCAACAACGCGGGGATCACGCGCGACAACCTGCTGATGCGCATGAGATACGAGGAGTGGGACGCCGTGCTGGCGGCCAACCTGAGCTCCGCGTTCTACTGCACGAAGGAGGCCATTCGGGGCATGGCGAAGGCCCGATGGGGGCGCATCGTCAACATCGCCTCGGTCGTGGGACTGGTCGGCAACGCCGGGCAGGCCAACTACAGCGCGTCCAAGGCGGGGCTGATAGGATTTTCCAAGTCCGTGGCGCGGGAGTACGCCGCGCGCGGCGTGACGGTCAACGTCGTGGCTCCGGGATTCATCGGAACCGATATGACCGGCGTGCTTAAGGAGCAGGTCAAGGAGGCGATCCTGGGGCAGATCCCCCTGGGACGCATGGGGTCGCCCGAGGACGTGGCGCGGGCTGTAGCCTTTTTTGCCTCCGAGGAGAGTTCCTACGTCACCGGCCAGGTCCTGGCGGTTGACGGCGGGATGACGATGTGTTAA
- the rnc gene encoding ribonuclease III has protein sequence MGTTGSSPFSVSFEPYLRQGDAARLARRDLDGLQEALGYRFKDGGLLEEALCHSSFANEHGLLLSNERLEFLGDSVLSFLVARILFERRPDATEGELSQMRSALVCRSSLCRRAESLNLAGALLRGRSMRNRDLPPSLCEDALEALIGAVCLDGGVLEAERVVRRLFFGGPDAAGEDGAELDAKSRLQILLQARDLGIPHYEVVSVSGPSHSPRFQVRLRVGNADRVGVGTSRREAEELVAGLVLQDLEAEENEAKENETAESEAGGAPS, from the coding sequence GTGGGCACAACGGGGTCCTCGCCTTTCAGCGTTTCGTTTGAGCCGTACCTCCGTCAGGGGGACGCCGCCCGGCTCGCCCGGCGAGACCTGGACGGGCTCCAGGAGGCGCTGGGTTACCGCTTCAAGGACGGAGGGCTTCTGGAGGAGGCCCTCTGTCATTCCTCGTTCGCCAACGAACACGGCCTGTTGCTCAGCAACGAGCGCCTGGAGTTCCTGGGGGACTCCGTCCTGAGCTTCCTCGTCGCGCGCATCCTGTTCGAGCGGCGCCCGGACGCGACCGAGGGCGAGCTCTCGCAGATGCGTTCCGCGCTGGTCTGCAGGTCCTCCCTCTGCCGCAGGGCTGAGTCCCTGAACCTCGCGGGGGCCCTTCTCCGCGGCCGGTCCATGCGGAATCGGGACCTCCCGCCCTCCCTCTGCGAGGACGCCCTGGAGGCCCTGATCGGGGCCGTCTGTCTGGACGGCGGCGTCCTGGAGGCGGAGCGCGTGGTGCGCCGCCTGTTTTTCGGCGGTCCGGACGCCGCCGGGGAGGACGGCGCAGAGCTGGACGCCAAGTCCCGCCTCCAGATCCTGCTGCAGGCGCGGGACCTTGGGATCCCGCACTACGAGGTCGTCTCGGTCTCCGGCCCGTCCCATTCCCCTCGTTTCCAGGTCCGGCTTCGGGTGGGGAACGCCGATCGCGTCGGGGTCGGGACGAGCCGCAGGGAGGCGGAGGAGCTGGTCGCCGGGCTGGTCCTGCAGGACCTCGAGGCAGAGGAAAACGAGGCGAAGGAAAACGAGACGGCGGAAAGCGAAGCCGGGGGGGCTCCTTCGTGA
- the acpP gene encoding acyl carrier protein: MKKEEVLSRLKEIITERLDVEEDQIVPEATFVEDLGADSLDIVELIMGIEEEFDIEIPDEDAEKLTSVGEALSYTLGKIGVDE, encoded by the coding sequence ATGAAGAAGGAGGAGGTCCTTTCCAGGCTGAAGGAGATCATCACGGAGCGTCTTGACGTCGAGGAGGATCAGATCGTGCCGGAGGCGACGTTCGTGGAGGATCTGGGCGCCGATTCCCTGGATATCGTGGAGCTGATCATGGGCATTGAGGAGGAGTTCGACATCGAGATCCCCGACGAGGACGCCGAGAAGCTCACCTCGGTGGGCGAGGCGCTGAGCTACACGCTGGGCAAGATCGGGGTCGACGAGTAA
- the fabF gene encoding beta-ketoacyl-ACP synthase II — MRRVVVTGLGPISPIATGKDAYWRALREGRNGVGPITTFELGDCPVTFGAEIKDFDPTRWMDGKEAKRSDRAIQFAVAASKLAVEDAKLDTKSMDPYRLGVYIGTGQGGIETSFNNFKTMMEKGSRRVSPYFIPMMISNMSTAYVAIVHGAKGPNLCIVTACATSLHSLGEAYHTIVRDDADVILAGGAEAALRAISIAGFASMKALSTRMDSPETASRPFDKDRDGFVMGEGAGVLVLEELEHARARGAHIYGEFVGYGTSCDAGHITAPDPEAEGALHATRHAMRMAGWSPEQVDYINAHGTSTGLNDKMESLMVRKVFGERAKDVVVTSTKSMIGHCLGAAGALETIASFQAIEQGYIHPTLNYTTPDPECDITLSTGRGVEKKVDRLLVNSFGFGGHNGVLAFQRFV, encoded by the coding sequence ATGAGAAGAGTGGTCGTTACGGGCCTTGGGCCCATAAGCCCCATCGCCACGGGAAAGGACGCCTACTGGAGGGCGCTCCGGGAGGGAAGGAACGGGGTCGGCCCCATCACGACGTTCGAGCTGGGGGACTGCCCCGTGACGTTCGGCGCCGAGATCAAGGACTTCGACCCGACGCGGTGGATGGACGGCAAGGAGGCCAAGCGCTCCGACCGGGCTATCCAGTTTGCGGTGGCCGCCTCGAAGCTGGCGGTGGAGGACGCGAAGCTGGACACCAAAAGCATGGACCCCTATCGTCTCGGGGTTTACATCGGAACGGGGCAGGGCGGCATCGAGACCTCGTTCAACAACTTCAAGACGATGATGGAGAAGGGCTCCCGCCGGGTCAGCCCGTACTTCATCCCGATGATGATCAGCAACATGTCGACGGCCTACGTGGCCATCGTGCACGGGGCCAAGGGGCCGAACCTCTGCATCGTGACGGCCTGCGCGACCTCGCTGCACAGCCTGGGCGAGGCCTATCATACGATCGTCCGCGACGACGCGGACGTCATTCTGGCGGGCGGCGCCGAGGCCGCGCTGCGTGCCATCAGCATCGCGGGCTTTGCCTCCATGAAGGCGCTGTCCACCCGTATGGACTCCCCCGAGACGGCCAGCCGTCCCTTCGACAAGGACCGCGACGGGTTCGTCATGGGCGAGGGGGCCGGGGTGCTGGTCCTCGAGGAGCTGGAGCACGCAAGGGCCCGGGGCGCGCATATCTACGGGGAGTTCGTGGGGTACGGCACGTCCTGCGACGCCGGCCACATCACGGCGCCGGACCCCGAGGCCGAGGGCGCCCTCCACGCCACGAGACACGCCATGAGGATGGCCGGCTGGTCCCCCGAGCAGGTGGACTACATCAACGCCCACGGGACCTCCACCGGACTGAACGACAAGATGGAGTCCCTTATGGTGCGCAAGGTCTTCGGAGAGCGGGCGAAGGACGTCGTCGTCACCTCCACGAAGTCCATGATCGGGCATTGCCTGGGCGCGGCCGGGGCGCTCGAGACCATCGCCTCCTTCCAGGCCATCGAGCAGGGCTATATCCATCCCACCCTGAACTACACCACCCCCGATCCCGAGTGTGACATCACCCTCTCGACGGGCCGGGGCGTGGAGAAAAAGGTGGACCGGTTGTTGGTGAACAGCTTTGGGTTTGGTGGGCACAACGGGGTCCTCGCCTTTCAGCGTTTCGTTTGA